From the genome of Sphingobacterium kitahiroshimense, one region includes:
- a CDS encoding anti-sigma factor domain-containing protein, producing the protein MDIKEYISSGIIEAYVLNLASEEEVSVLMCISKHNTEVQQAILEAQETLEDFATVQAMSPPVELKSVIWGKISDQTTHPVLPPPVEKTVQLIAEPPLASSVRNLKMRNWSIAASILLALSIGTNIYYHNKKSVNQNLLAQSESKQESTQKALLSLEEKWAMLQDPAIKTITLAGVEQHPKLKAHVFWNTNTTDVYLSLENLPPAPEGMQYQLWAIVDGKPVDAGVFPLDHTDRITSMNQIPKAQAFAITLETKGGNPTPNLSQLYVMGNT; encoded by the coding sequence GTGGATATTAAAGAATACATATCGTCAGGAATTATCGAAGCTTATGTGCTAAATCTCGCCAGCGAAGAAGAGGTGAGTGTTTTGATGTGCATAAGTAAGCATAACACTGAAGTACAGCAAGCGATTCTAGAGGCACAAGAAACTTTAGAAGATTTTGCTACTGTCCAAGCTATGTCTCCTCCTGTCGAACTTAAATCAGTGATCTGGGGCAAAATATCCGATCAGACTACTCATCCCGTATTACCACCACCTGTTGAAAAGACAGTTCAGTTGATTGCAGAGCCACCTTTAGCATCATCTGTACGCAACTTAAAGATGCGTAACTGGAGTATAGCCGCTTCTATATTATTAGCGTTAAGTATCGGTACCAATATTTACTATCACAATAAAAAATCTGTTAATCAAAATCTTCTTGCACAATCAGAATCAAAACAAGAATCTACTCAAAAAGCATTGCTGAGTTTGGAGGAAAAATGGGCCATGTTGCAAGATCCTGCAATCAAAACGATCACTTTAGCCGGAGTAGAGCAACATCCAAAACTCAAAGCACATGTTTTTTGGAACACCAATACAACAGATGTTTATCTAAGTCTAGAAAATTTACCTCCTGCTCCAGAAGGTATGCAGTACCAACTTTGGGCAATCGTTGATGGTAAACCAGTAGATGCTGGTGTATTTCCTTTGGATCATACTGACCGAATCACCAGCATGAATCAAATACCTAAAGCACAAGCTTTTGCTATAACCCTAGAGACAAAAGGAGGAAATCCGACACCAAATTTATCACAACTTTATGTGATGGGAAATACATAA
- a CDS encoding RNA polymerase sigma factor — translation MSPIHHLEEDTLISLLQKKDQRAFNYLYDHYAGALYGLVLRIVTLKEYADEVLQNVFIKIWKHIDSFDASRGKLYTWIINIARNAAFDYIKSKGVQNEQKNQSLPDIVDAKEKHNFSVSTQVDHIGFKNVLNELRAEWKELIEMAYYEGYTQQEIAEKLNIPLGTVKTRTRGALLELKKILKEYQY, via the coding sequence TTGAGCCCGATACACCACTTAGAAGAAGATACATTAATTTCCTTATTACAGAAAAAGGATCAGCGCGCCTTTAATTATCTTTATGATCATTATGCGGGAGCACTGTATGGTCTAGTTCTTCGTATCGTTACACTCAAGGAATATGCTGACGAAGTACTTCAAAATGTTTTTATCAAAATATGGAAACATATTGATTCATTCGATGCTTCTCGAGGCAAACTGTACACTTGGATCATTAATATAGCCCGTAATGCTGCATTTGATTACATCAAATCAAAAGGCGTCCAAAATGAACAAAAAAACCAATCTCTTCCAGATATCGTAGATGCTAAAGAAAAACATAACTTTAGTGTTTCTACACAGGTAGATCATATTGGTTTTAAAAACGTATTGAATGAACTTCGTGCAGAATGGAAAGAGCTTATTGAAATGGCCTACTATGAAGGATACACACAACAGGAAATTGCAGAAAAACTAAATATTCCTTTAGGTACAGTAAAAACTCGTACACGAGGAGCACTTTTAGAATTAAAAAAAATACTTAAAGAATACCAATACTAG
- a CDS encoding fasciclin domain-containing protein, whose protein sequence is MVGGAAMYPTKNIIENAVNSKDHTTLVAAVKAAGLVETLSSKGPFTLLAPTNEAFNLLPKGTVEKLLKPENKGMLTKVLTYHVLAGKFDSVAILKSVKEMGGKTEMTTVEGGKITFWTKGKDLYVRDAKGKDAKVTIADVVQSNGVIHVIDHVLMP, encoded by the coding sequence ATGGTAGGTGGAGCTGCAATGTATCCAACTAAAAATATTATTGAGAATGCGGTTAACTCAAAGGATCATACCACTTTGGTCGCGGCAGTGAAAGCCGCAGGTTTAGTCGAGACATTGTCTTCTAAAGGACCTTTTACTCTATTAGCTCCAACAAATGAAGCGTTTAATTTATTGCCGAAGGGCACGGTTGAAAAATTATTAAAGCCAGAAAATAAAGGTATGTTAACGAAGGTGTTGACCTATCATGTATTGGCTGGAAAATTTGATTCCGTAGCGATCTTAAAATCTGTTAAGGAAATGGGAGGGAAGACTGAAATGACTACAGTAGAAGGTGGGAAGATTACTTTTTGGACGAAGGGTAAGGATCTTTATGTACGTGATGCTAAAGGAAAAGATGCTAAGGTGACGATTGCGGATGTTGTCCAATCAAATGGTGTAATTCATGTTATTGACCATGTATTGATGCCTTAG